The DNA region CGCCGCCTCCCTCACCCAGAGCTCCCTCACTCCTCCCCTCcgactcgccgccgccggagctcgccggtggaAGTCCACTCGGCCGCGATGAGGCCGGCGGCGGGCACACCCCTTCCCTTCCTTTGAGGATctcccctttctcctttccCTCGTTTTCTTCCCGCTGGGGTTGCTGCACTGGTCGCGGGCCGCCGGTCGCCGGCTGTGCGCAGATCCGGCACCGGTGGTTGCGGATCCGGTGCCGTCTGGCCCGTGGGGGCCTGCCCCTTGCGGATCCGGTTGGAGCATGGCGGCTGAAGCAGCCCGACCTCCACACGCCGGCCGTTCGAGATGGTCGGGTGCCTGTGCCGCTGCCGGATCTCGACGATCTGAATCCAGTTACAATATATTACCTCCTAACTTCGATTTCGTTTGCAAAAATTATCGGGTGTACATGTATACACGCATGTCCTatgctgggtccgcccctgcTTCAAAGTCTAGGTGCAGCTGTACATCTCTCTGGTTACTGCTTCTGATGCCTGTGTCTTAGCGTTTATAGATTTTTCCACATTTGATCTGCTTTGCTAAGGGCGAGGCGATCTGATTATACATTGCTTCCTATCCTTTCCACTTAGCTTCAAGCGGAAGACACCGCTTCTTCAAGATGCCGAGGGCCACGAGCGATGCAAAGCTTCTGATCCAGTCCCTGAACAAGGCATATGCTGCCACACCAACAAATCTTAAGGTTGCCCCATTTGACCTCCACTGTCACCTGCGGTTTCAGTTATTGTTAGCTTGTTCCTGACCCTTTTAACTCATTGTGCTGATATATCTGCAGATTATCGACCTATATGTGATTTGTGCAGTAGCTACTGCCGTTATTCAGGTAAATTTTAACATTTCTGTCTTTGCTGTTAATATCTAGTTCAGAAAGATCTGGAGCCTCAAAATGGAGGCTCAAATATTTACTCAACAATTACTAGTGCAAACCCTCGTATCTAGAGATGTTTCCTGTTGCAGATTTTCACATCTAGATAGCACAATAATAAATTCTACCTAAGTGTTCTGGATTTTCACTAAGTGTAGCTTCTGAagatgtttgaaatatttaaCTGATCAACTTATGGTGTATACTATCTTATATCTAGAGATGTTTCCTGCTATAGATTTTCACTAAACTTAATATATAATTGTTGAAAATCTGGCACAAAAATTGTTAATATGCTGCTTTTCTAAAGGATGATGCTGTGTAATTTCTTAGATTACAACAATCTATCAAGTTGCAAATTTTTGCTCTACCTATCTGCTGGCCAGCAGATTGTGTGGGTGTAGTGTAGCACTGTACTTGTCCCTGGAACTTTTGCAGACTGTATGTTTCTCATCTTTTTTATTCTTTAGATGAACTTATTAGCTGTTATTTTCTTAATCTAGAATTTGTTGTCCTCAACCAAAGTTCTTAGGTTGAGTACAAGTTTTTTTTTATGTGCTTGTTTTACCAACTGTAACATTGTTATTCAGATTGCAACTCTTCTCTTCACTCGTTTTGCAACATAGCTGGCCATTGCCCCTGGCATGCTAAGACAAATGCCTTCAAAGACTTATCATGCTGTTTTGTGTGGCTAAAACAGGTTGCCTACATGGGATTGGTTGGGTCATTCCCTTTCAACTCCTTCCTCTCAGGTGTCCTTTCATGCATAGGAACTGCAGTACTTGCTGGTAGCAGCTTATACCTTGTCAGTTAGTTCTGGTTATCCTTTTACCTTTTTTTGCATAGTAGATGACCTCCACCTTTTGTTATTTTTCAGTTTGCCTCCGCATTCAAGTGAACAAAGACAACAAGGAATTTAAGGTAACACTTGTTTCATCCTCATTTGCTAGGATCATTTTACTTCAAAAAATATGGCATAATTCTGTTTGCCAAAAAATTTCCTGCAGGATCTTCCCCCAGAAAGGGCCTTTGCTGATTTTGTTCTGTGCAACCTGGTGCTCCACCTGGTGATCATGAACTTCCTTGGATAAGCAACTGCCGTACACCGAGTGGTTTAAGATTTTGTAGCCCCAGATTGTGGTCGCTGATCGGTGCGTTTTAATGTTTGGAACTGTCATAATGTCGAGTATACATATAATCTCTCACCGATTACCTATGTAAGCCAGAATTCTTCGAGGAACTATTAGTTGAATGGACAGTGTTGATCCAGTGTTGACAATGTAATACTGCGAGCATTTGCGTAATTCAAGTGAAATGGCTATATGTTACATCATTTTAGTTGAAGCATTACACGGATGAGGAATTATTTGCCATGatggaaattttatttttattgaTAAGCGAAACAGAAGTGTACGTCGAGGTCGTGGCATACTGGCATGGATATTACCAGCGACACCACACGATAAAAATGTGGCACCCAGGAAAGGAACGTTTTCTGGTGATCTTTTATTTTTTGAATAAAAATACTGTGCTCCATACATCCCAAATTATTAGTTGTTTTTGTATTTCTAGATACATAATCTATGCTATGTATGGTTATGTCCAGTTGTAGGTATATAGTTATGTCTAGGTGCATAATAAAATTTATATACGTAGAAAAACTAAAACGATTAATAATTTTTAATCTGGGACGGAAGAAGTAATTTCCTGCTAACCGACTCGTGGCGGGCGACACGGCAGCCCAGAACTCACCGTCAAGCTCCAGCGCTGCCATGTGCTCCGGCGCTAGTGCCACCTCGACGTCGATGCCTCCACCACCGTCCCTTCTGGGAAACAGCGACACCTTGCCGGTCCTCACCGCCAGCGGCTTCCCCCACTCGAAGTCGTAGCCGTACACGTCAAACCGCGGTAGCCCGCGATCACTATACCGTTCTTGTGCAGCGGCTGCAGCGCCGAAACCAGTGCCGGCTTCGCCGTCCACGCCGCCACGTGCGCGTGGATGTCGGTGTCTGTGCGCGGGCACCGCGCGCCCCACAACCACCGCCACCCACCCGTGCCCGCGGGCCAGCAACTCCGATGTGCTCAAGGCCTTCGTCGATATGGCGTACACGCTGTTGTCAAAGTACCCCAACGGGAGCGGTAGCCAGAGCTGCTCGCGGTTGTTGATGGCGAAGCGGCACAAGGTCTCCCGGGCGCGGGCGACGCACCGCCACGGGAGCGAGCTCAAAGCCTGGAACTTGGTCACGGCGGCCGCACCGGCCTTGTCCCTGGCCGCTAGGAGCTCCTGTCGTGCCCGCTCCTTGAGCTCCATCAAGGACCCTACCGAGAAGTGCAGCATCCTTTCACGCAACTGCGGTCGCGACGCCGATGACTGCGTCTTGGTCAGCCATGCCAGGTTAGAGTAGAGGAGCACGATCGGCGGCGCAACGTCACCGTCGGGCGACCATGCTCGAACATGGGCGCGAGATGTCACCGCGCCAAGGGCTTCCAGAGGCGCGAGCCTGACACACGTGATCTCGGCCCATGTGTTGAGGAAGTCGCAGAGGGCCGAGCTGTCGGAGAGCGCGTGGTTGTACGGGAAGACGACGATGTCGGCGAGCTCGGTGACCTGGATGACGAAGAGGGAAATCTCGTGGTCTTCGTAGTTGATAGCACCGTGGAGCGGGAAGAAGGATCGAACGAAGGCCAGGACGTCGGCATCGGGGGAGGAAAGCTGGGATGGCAACGCCGTCCGCGACGGCGTGAAAGATCTTGACGCCCTGGCTGGCGCAGTCAATGGAGAGGAGCAGCCTTCGACCAGCTGGCCCTTGTCGTCGCGGTGCTGCTCGGTGTCGAGGCGGCCGGAGACGGGGTAGTAAATGGCCAGCACGTCGGCGAGGGCGGTCGCGAGGTGGTCGACAAGTTGGGCGGTggagacgggcggcggcgcgaagAGGAGGCTGTACTAGAGGTAGTCGGTGGGGAGCAAGGTGAGGTCCGAGGAGATGAGCTGGATGCGCACGCGTGGCCAGGGTGGCGGTCTCTCCGTGCGCCGAGATGGCACGCTCACTGCCGGCGATGGCATCGTTTGCTAGTATTTGCCATCTTTTGATTACAGCAGTTATTGTGGCCGGAGCGAAGCATCTGGCTAGGTTATTAGTTGGCAGACGGTGATAACGAGTCGCTGGGTTCTTCCGGAACTCGTGTGGCTTCGGATTTTTTTAACTTTGTACTGTTTTGGCCTGTCTAGCTGTCATCTTCTTCTTAATATAAGGCTGTCTCCACCGGCCTCCCGTAAACCATTCTGTTCTCTAAAGTAGAGAATACTGTGCCGCCTGTACCGCTCCAGCGGTATCCTTCATCGCGTCCGGTAAAATGCGGCACGAGGTCTCCGTCCCGCACAGAAGCAGGCCACGAGCGCGTCCTCCATCCCGGCGCGGCGGGCAGGGGCAGGGCGCGCGGAGGCGCGGCGGGCAGGGgcagggcgcgggcggcggggcgggggaggcgcggggcggcgggcgggggaggcgggggaggcgcggggcggcgggcgggggaggcgggcggcggcgggcgggcggtggaggcgggggcgcggagggcgggcggtggaggaggacgcgcggcggcgggcggtggaggcgcgcggcggcgggcgggcggtggaggaggacgcgcggcggcgggcggtggaggaggacgcgcggcggcggggggcgggagaggcgcgcggcggcggggggcaggggaggcgcgcgacggcgggcgggggaggacgcgcggcggcgggcgggtgaggcgcgcggcggcggggggcaggggaggcgcgcggcggcgggcgggggaggacgcgcggcgggcgggggaggcgcgcggcggcggggggcaggggaggcgcgccgcggcgggcgggggaggacgcgcggcgggcgggggaggcgcgcggcgggcgggaggacgcgcggcggcgggcgggggagggcgcgcggcgggcgggcgaggcgcgcggcgggcgggcgggcaggGGAGGAAATGATAAAAAAAATTTTGTAGGGTATAGAGGATGAAAATAGAGGACGTTGTTGGAGTAAAATTTGGTATAGAGGatgaagttgatatggaggatggaaatagaggatgggatttggaggatatcgctggagatagcctaactGGTAGTTCTCCGGCCGGTTGGTTTTTTTAAGAAAAGGAGCTGATGTCGGTAAAATAAGCAGCTTTTCAAACCTGCTCTTCATTTCAAAGAAAAAGAATATATGATTTGTCAGTTTGTGCAAAAGACAACTTGCACTGCTCTCGAAATATTATCACATTGCCTGTTTGTATGCATGCTCAATTTGTTTTTTATTTGTTGTGAAGCTTGGACCAGGATGCCTATATATACAAACTAGCAATAAACTGAATTATACACGGCCTCGATGTACCCGGAAAGGAGAGCATTTCTAAATGAACAAGTAATGTTTACATGTAattatcggtgttttaccgccacgcacACTTATGGataccccgaggtggtaagtttgtaggtagggtgtcgccgagatcaggaactcgaaggtgcaaggaatataAAGTTTAGACGGATTCGGACCGCCAAGAGCATAATACACTACGTCCTGtgtgtgatttgtattgccttagtcGTTGATCGGGGTGATCTCGTTTGGAGGGCGTCCCTggccgcccttatatagtttgtggggacagggttacatggaaatcttAGCCggatacgagctcaggagtcctactcgagtaGTATTCGGGCAATTTCCCTTCTAttctgactagttctactactgtTCAAATAGTTCTACTATGGTACTGatagttacaattggtgtaggATGTgggtagggtgtgggccatgtcccatcccttatcctataGGATGTACGCTATGTGCATAGTCCCGTggtcttcgtagtcgagtactgcaggcttccgaatACTTTTGAAGGCGTCTTCAAGTTCTCTCGAACTCCATCTTAAAGGTGTTTTTCGAGTACTTCcgtggctgcatcgaggctgtgagatGCTCATGCACCGAGTAGTTGTTAagttttcttttatatggggtgcgattaaatttgcactccatatggagtagcccccgagccttaggttgattTCGAAGAATCAGGCGAggatcaaattagtcttgagtcttctgtccttaacttccaaaagatttgaaaaataaatcgctgatgacacgtgtccctgcagcccccgagccttgaatccaaatccccaacgTTTTAGTAAAAAGATCCAAAGAATTGTGGCATGCGATATTTGATGGTTAAAATAAACAAtttggttcagaaattcgagAACCGCTTTTTggaataaattccttaaaaaaTGATTAAACAAATAACTTACCCAAAAAAGTGCCCTAAATTACTGCTCAAATCAAATCTTTTTCCTTGAGTCAATGGCTAGATGGACCTTTGggttaaaaatttgaaaaatccCTTATTTTGGGATAAAATTCTTGAAATAATAGTTTAACAATTATCTTCCCGAGAAAAATCTTCAAAAGCCTCTCCAATCGGGTTCTTCTATGAACCTTCCAAGTAGTTTTGCAGCATCCAACCTCCAAGCGTGAGAGCTTAAACGCTCAGCCGAAAACATGTTGAGTACCCTGTTAAGCCtagcccccgagcatgggagctagagGAGGTGATGTTGCGTACGGTGCATGAAACCagtcaggaactagtaaacACAGTGTAATAgaagcaaggccccttcagtaaactacacgtagtactagtcgaaaactagcaAAAGTGGTAGTACTGAAaatataggagcgaggcccctttagtaataTAGAATACTATTCGAAAACTAGTAGTCTGAGgtttactggaagtatgggagtgaggccccttcagtaacatagaatactagttggaaactagtagtctgagcgttactggaagtatgagagcgagaccccttcagtaacatagaatactagtcggaaactagtagtctgagtgttactggaagtatgggagcgaggcctcttcaATATCagagaatactagtcggaaactagtactCTGAGcattattggaagtatgggagcgagactcctttagtaacatagaatactagttgaaaacattactggaagtatgggagcgagccccttcagtaaactacgcatagtactagtcgtgacagagtgttactggaagtatgagagtgaaacctcttcagtaacatagaatactagtcggaaactagtagtctaagcgttactggaagtatgggagcaaggccccttcagtaacatagaatactagtcggaaactcaTAGTctaagcgttactggaagtatgggagcgaggctgcTTCAGTAACAtggaatactagtcggaaactattAGTCTGAGCAttattggaagtatgg from Panicum hallii strain FIL2 chromosome 9, PHallii_v3.1, whole genome shotgun sequence includes:
- the LOC112872952 gene encoding dolichyl-diphosphooligosaccharide--protein glycosyltransferase subunit DAD1, which produces MPRATSDAKLLIQSLNKAYAATPTNLKIIDLYVICAVATAVIQVAYMGLVGSFPFNSFLSGVLSCIGTAVLAVCLRIQVNKDNKEFKDLPPERAFADFVLCNLVLHLVIMNFLG